One window from the genome of Natrialba magadii ATCC 43099 encodes:
- a CDS encoding VOC family protein, whose protein sequence is MPEPNESTSESNDTRTEPNTDRTDDRPQLVGINHVALEVGDIEDALEFYESLFAFDLRGRSETTAFLDMGDQFIALSETADAAATGDEKRHFGLVVDDLDAAERRLDDQGVDRLDVPGLEFRDPWGNRIQLVEYGEIQFTKAEHVREGMGLELEKSADAIAELAEKGLEPES, encoded by the coding sequence ATGCCCGAGCCGAACGAGTCCACGTCCGAGTCGAACGACACCAGAACCGAGCCGAACACAGACCGCACCGATGACCGACCGCAACTTGTCGGCATCAACCACGTCGCCCTCGAGGTCGGCGACATCGAGGACGCACTCGAGTTCTACGAGTCGCTGTTCGCGTTCGACCTCCGAGGGCGGTCGGAGACCACGGCGTTTCTCGACATGGGCGATCAGTTCATCGCGCTGTCGGAGACCGCCGACGCGGCGGCAACTGGGGACGAGAAACGCCACTTCGGCCTCGTCGTCGACGACCTCGACGCCGCCGAGCGCCGGCTCGACGACCAGGGCGTCGACCGCCTCGACGTGCCGGGACTCGAGTTCCGCGATCCGTGGGGAAATCGCATCCAGCTCGTCGAGTACGGTGAGATTCAGTTCACGAAAGCCGAGCACGTGCGTGAGGGGATGGGTCTCGAGCTCGAGAAATCGGCGGACGCGATTGCCGAACTGGCCGAGAAAGGACTTGAACCGGAGTCGTAA
- a CDS encoding CopG family transcriptional regulator, giving the protein MGNKNKTISFRVNEDAFDALQDIAEERDISLSAVFRDYVDQLVEHDGQVAVVPERDLEIRSAEGAGSSDGDDADLSFPPTVEVPKSFIREHERLELETNHLREQLDEYKAYVTQLQDRLEDEEDEVLLLDDLDDFDDLDDLDSADVDDSYQLR; this is encoded by the coding sequence ATGGGCAACAAGAACAAGACGATCTCGTTTCGCGTCAACGAGGACGCGTTCGACGCGCTCCAGGACATCGCCGAGGAGCGCGACATCTCGCTGTCCGCGGTGTTTCGCGACTACGTCGACCAGCTCGTCGAGCACGACGGACAGGTCGCGGTCGTCCCCGAGCGCGACCTCGAGATCAGATCGGCCGAGGGTGCTGGCAGCAGCGATGGCGACGACGCGGATCTCTCGTTCCCGCCGACCGTCGAGGTCCCGAAGAGTTTCATCCGCGAGCACGAACGACTCGAACTCGAGACCAACCACCTTCGTGAGCAACTCGACGAGTACAAGGCCTACGTCACGCAGCTACAGGATCGACTCGAGGACGAGGAAGACGAGGTGCTGTTGCTCGACGATCTCGACGATTTTGACGACCTCGATGATCTCGATAGCGCGGACGTAGACGATTCCTACCAGCTTCGGTAG
- a CDS encoding TIGR03885 family FMN-dependent LLM class oxidoreductase gives MTADVLGYHASHEQFAPSEVLEYAQLADEQGFEHALASDHFHPWSEQQGESGLVWSWLGSALEATDLAFGTVNAPGYRYHPAIIAQGAATLREMYPERFWLAVGSGQVLNEGITGVDWPIKEERNARLEECATVMRRLWDGEEVTHHGRVDVERATLYSRPETPPPLIGAALSEETAEWLAEWADGMITIATPNHEDDAARVEAFREHAPEKPVYLKAQHSYASDEEAALEGAVEQWRNQCIPGTVTQELRTPEDYDELGAQIGAEAVEANVRVSADLDDHREWIEQDLELDVDRVYLHNVNTNQEEFIEAFGEDVLPAFD, from the coding sequence ATGACAGCCGACGTCCTCGGCTACCACGCCTCCCACGAACAGTTCGCGCCGAGCGAAGTACTCGAGTACGCCCAACTTGCAGACGAGCAGGGCTTCGAGCACGCGCTCGCCTCGGATCACTTCCATCCCTGGAGCGAGCAGCAAGGCGAATCTGGACTGGTCTGGTCGTGGCTCGGGTCAGCGCTGGAGGCGACAGACCTGGCGTTCGGGACGGTCAACGCGCCCGGCTACCGCTACCATCCGGCGATCATCGCGCAGGGAGCGGCGACGCTGCGCGAGATGTATCCGGAACGGTTCTGGCTCGCGGTCGGCAGCGGGCAGGTGCTCAACGAGGGCATTACGGGCGTAGACTGGCCGATCAAGGAGGAACGAAACGCGCGCCTCGAGGAGTGTGCGACGGTCATGCGTCGCCTCTGGGATGGTGAGGAGGTGACCCACCATGGCCGCGTCGATGTCGAGCGGGCGACGCTGTACTCCCGCCCGGAGACGCCGCCGCCGCTGATTGGGGCGGCGCTATCCGAGGAGACTGCCGAATGGCTGGCCGAGTGGGCCGACGGCATGATCACCATCGCGACGCCAAATCACGAGGACGACGCGGCTCGCGTCGAGGCCTTCCGCGAGCACGCTCCGGAGAAACCGGTGTATCTCAAGGCCCAGCACTCCTACGCGAGCGACGAGGAGGCTGCACTCGAAGGCGCGGTTGAACAGTGGCGAAACCAGTGTATTCCGGGGACGGTAACACAGGAGCTTCGGACGCCGGAGGACTACGACGAACTCGGGGCGCAGATCGGTGCCGAAGCGGTAGAAGCGAACGTTCGGGTCTCCGCGGACCTGGACGATCATCGCGAGTGGATCGAGCAGGACCTCGAACTCGACGTTGATCGGGTCTACCTCCACAACGTCAACACGAATCAGGAAGAGTTCATCGAGGCGTTCGGTGAGGATGTGCTCCCGGCGTTCGACTAA
- a CDS encoding carbohydrate ABC transporter permease: MTDDDPLKPTGIDTGSETASNRERDHYLRTEEIPETAPEADLDWRTRIAETIPSSRRALTYLVAITVALLWIVPFIGLFMASFRPLSEIIGGWWHVEGMTVTLENYYQAWDYSTAPMGRALRNTFIVTIPAVLIVMLLGVMAAYPFARFEFPLKTTLFFLILLVMAAPPELVAMGNYNALREFGLFDTYMGLILIHIGWGLGWVVLFLRNYLLGIPEELEEAARIDGASRYQIFRTIILPLSTPALVSVAVIQFTWVWNAFFFPLVFMRSPELYLAPQVLPLMTGRAQVEWGMIAAGSIMTMAVPVILFLLLERYYKRGMVAAVAD, translated from the coding sequence ATGACAGACGACGACCCACTCAAACCGACCGGCATCGACACGGGATCAGAGACGGCCAGCAACCGCGAGCGCGATCACTACCTGCGAACCGAGGAGATACCCGAAACAGCTCCAGAAGCCGACCTCGACTGGCGGACCCGAATTGCCGAGACCATCCCCTCGAGTAGGCGCGCGCTCACGTATCTCGTTGCGATTACCGTCGCGCTCCTCTGGATCGTTCCCTTCATCGGCCTGTTCATGGCCTCGTTCCGGCCGCTCTCGGAGATTATCGGCGGCTGGTGGCACGTCGAGGGGATGACGGTCACACTCGAGAACTACTATCAGGCCTGGGACTACAGCACCGCGCCGATGGGCCGGGCGCTACGAAACACGTTCATCGTCACGATTCCAGCCGTGCTCATCGTGATGCTCCTCGGGGTGATGGCGGCGTACCCCTTCGCCCGTTTCGAGTTCCCGCTGAAGACGACACTCTTCTTCCTGATACTGCTCGTGATGGCCGCACCGCCCGAACTCGTCGCGATGGGCAACTACAACGCGCTGCGCGAGTTCGGGCTGTTCGACACCTACATGGGGCTGATCCTGATCCACATCGGGTGGGGGCTGGGCTGGGTCGTCCTCTTCTTGCGGAACTATCTGCTCGGAATTCCGGAGGAACTCGAGGAGGCCGCGCGAATCGACGGGGCCTCGCGGTACCAGATCTTTCGGACGATCATCCTGCCGCTGTCGACGCCCGCGCTCGTCTCGGTAGCGGTGATTCAGTTTACCTGGGTCTGGAACGCGTTCTTCTTCCCGCTGGTGTTCATGCGCTCGCCGGAGCTCTATCTCGCGCCACAGGTGCTCCCACTGATGACGGGGCGCGCACAGGTCGAGTGGGGGATGATCGCCGCTGGCTCGATTATGACGATGGCCGTGCCGGTGATCCTGTTCCTGCTGTTAGAACGGTATTACAAGCGGGGGATGGTTGCCGCGGTCGCGGACTGA
- a CDS encoding DUF5814 domain-containing protein, with product MAITDKIYVKNHRQLSSQLETNIPKGAFKGATLDMLFQGAGLEKLDDATRDRVLDFTEDFLDCDCDNNPYCGCPERKFIEYLLELRAQGLGPDAIVDVMSDDYMVYAYSGDVLSFLDSGVRTLEAAESLARVEGADEKRDEIRQAKQDLTR from the coding sequence GTGGCCATCACCGACAAGATCTACGTCAAGAACCACCGGCAACTGAGCTCCCAGCTCGAGACGAACATCCCCAAGGGCGCGTTCAAGGGTGCCACCCTCGACATGCTCTTCCAGGGCGCGGGACTCGAGAAGCTCGACGACGCGACCCGGGATCGGGTGCTCGACTTCACGGAGGACTTCCTCGACTGCGACTGTGACAACAACCCGTACTGTGGCTGTCCCGAGCGCAAGTTCATCGAGTACCTACTCGAGTTACGAGCGCAGGGACTCGGCCCCGATGCGATCGTGGACGTGATGAGCGACGACTACATGGTGTATGCCTACTCGGGGGACGTGCTCTCTTTCCTCGACAGCGGCGTGCGGACGCTCGAGGCCGCCGAAAGTCTCGCACGAGTCGAGGGCGCAGACGAGAAGCGCGACGAGATTCGACAGGCGAAGCAGGACCTCACGCGGTAG
- a CDS encoding carbohydrate ABC transporter permease: MSLRDHFDAVTADTDEANGLAVDRDKAIAIVVFLVPGLTLFAIFSVGPIVYSAIGSFYSWDTFTMEHFVGLDNWIRSLTDPLIVNWSNMQELQYPMGALTHNLLWVVLHVPASTFLGLALALLFADLKGRRILRSTVFAGFTVPPIVIGLVLMFVYDPQAGIFNEVLRVIGQDHLVRNWTQSPQVAIYALIAGGIWVHTGFSMLLYSSALSAIDPSLIESAKVDGAGAWRRFWDIIWPLVKPVTAVVVIMGIIWVMRMFDIVYAAGGAAGGPNHAYSVLGIEVYRAAFRPEIDYGMAMVVALLQLFIVAPLALYIARMR, translated from the coding sequence ATGAGCCTCCGAGACCACTTCGACGCGGTCACCGCAGACACCGACGAAGCGAACGGACTGGCCGTCGACCGCGACAAGGCAATCGCAATCGTGGTCTTTCTGGTTCCCGGGCTGACGCTCTTTGCGATTTTTTCCGTCGGCCCGATCGTCTACTCTGCGATCGGAAGCTTCTATTCGTGGGACACCTTCACGATGGAGCACTTCGTCGGCCTCGACAACTGGATTCGGTCGCTCACTGACCCGCTCATCGTCAACTGGTCGAATATGCAGGAGCTCCAGTATCCGATGGGGGCGCTCACACACAACCTCCTCTGGGTCGTCCTGCACGTCCCGGCGAGCACGTTCCTCGGGCTGGCACTCGCGCTGTTGTTCGCCGATCTGAAGGGCCGGCGCATCCTTCGGTCAACGGTCTTTGCGGGCTTTACCGTCCCACCGATCGTGATCGGTCTGGTTCTCATGTTCGTCTACGACCCACAGGCCGGCATCTTCAACGAGGTCCTGCGTGTGATCGGACAGGACCACCTGGTGCGTAACTGGACCCAGTCACCACAGGTTGCAATCTACGCCCTCATCGCGGGCGGCATCTGGGTCCATACCGGGTTCAGTATGCTCCTGTACAGTTCGGCGCTGTCCGCTATCGACCCATCACTGATCGAGTCAGCAAAGGTCGACGGTGCCGGGGCGTGGCGACGGTTCTGGGACATCATCTGGCCGCTAGTCAAACCAGTGACTGCCGTTGTCGTCATCATGGGCATCATCTGGGTGATGCGGATGTTCGACATCGTCTACGCGGCTGGCGGCGCCGCCGGAGGCCCGAACCACGCCTACTCCGTGCTCGGGATCGAGGTGTACCGGGCCGCGTTCCGCCCAGAAATCGACTACGGGATGGCGATGGTCGTCGCACTGCTCCAGCTGTTCATCGTCGCCCCACTCGCACTCTACATCGCTCGCATGCGGTGA
- a CDS encoding ABC transporter permease subunit yields MSDPAFTTEIRLLSRSRAVWICWLAIAALLVAAVFGASPPRTVQPVDVHPILFVLFENVESTYEAVIRTYFTALLLLPLVAFVHSYGAIVEERETGRLRVALTMPCSRRRLYGAILAARSVTFLVPLFVALLIAGIALASAVGANALRPYGYVVLAACLLALACVSIGVAISAGASTSNRAVGALFVVYAGLLVIYPIGLLRSPLPYGLLFLNPLFASTALMTNASPHIGMPGAVDGSETGMIERETIPFYLSDPFLVLVLLGWTIVAALIGRWLLTRTDL; encoded by the coding sequence ATGAGCGACCCAGCGTTCACAACCGAGATTCGACTCCTCTCCCGCTCGAGAGCGGTGTGGATCTGCTGGCTCGCCATCGCGGCGTTACTGGTCGCCGCCGTTTTCGGCGCGTCACCACCGCGGACTGTACAGCCGGTTGACGTTCATCCGATACTGTTCGTGCTGTTCGAGAACGTCGAGTCGACGTACGAAGCCGTTATTCGGACGTACTTCACCGCGCTCCTCTTGCTTCCGCTCGTCGCGTTCGTCCACAGCTACGGCGCGATCGTTGAGGAGCGAGAAACCGGCCGACTCCGGGTAGCGCTCACGATGCCGTGTTCGAGACGACGGCTGTACGGGGCGATACTCGCCGCTCGTTCGGTGACGTTTCTCGTCCCCCTGTTCGTCGCGTTGCTGATCGCCGGTATCGCGCTCGCGTCCGCCGTCGGTGCGAACGCACTTCGGCCATACGGCTACGTCGTCCTCGCGGCGTGCCTACTCGCGCTCGCCTGCGTCAGCATCGGCGTCGCGATTTCGGCAGGAGCGTCAACGAGCAACCGTGCGGTCGGAGCCCTGTTCGTCGTCTACGCCGGACTGTTGGTCATCTACCCGATCGGCCTCCTTCGGTCTCCGCTCCCGTATGGGCTGCTCTTTCTCAACCCGCTTTTTGCGTCGACAGCGCTCATGACGAACGCCAGCCCACACATCGGAATGCCCGGTGCGGTCGATGGCTCAGAGACGGGGATGATCGAGCGGGAGACGATTCCGTTCTACCTTTCGGACCCGTTTCTCGTTCTCGTCTTGCTCGGCTGGACGATCGTAGCGGCGTTGATCGGCCGATGGCTGCTCACCCGAACCGACCTCTAG
- a CDS encoding carboxymuconolactone decarboxylase family protein, translated as MPRIPPVDPKEFPADKRDLLDTLSDKDIPPEERGHSLEGGTLNVYRTMGQDPALLEQFRAYGSAVWRESGLSPHEREFVILATAYYADSAYEWHQHVRVALDEGMDPEQILAVSREEQDRLEYNHAAIVDYVAAFVTGTVDDATHDRLAECYDDETILGIGMLSGCYLGLARLLDALAVECEAPFVGWDLENC; from the coding sequence ATGCCACGGATTCCACCTGTCGACCCCAAGGAGTTCCCGGCCGACAAACGTGACCTGCTCGACACACTGTCCGACAAAGACATCCCACCCGAGGAGCGCGGCCACTCACTCGAGGGCGGCACGCTGAACGTCTACCGAACGATGGGCCAGGACCCCGCCTTGCTCGAGCAGTTCCGTGCCTACGGCTCTGCGGTCTGGCGCGAGAGCGGCCTCTCTCCCCACGAACGCGAGTTCGTAATCCTCGCGACGGCGTACTACGCCGACTCGGCCTACGAGTGGCACCAGCACGTCCGCGTCGCACTCGACGAGGGGATGGACCCCGAGCAGATTCTTGCGGTCTCCCGCGAGGAACAGGACCGACTCGAGTACAACCACGCAGCGATTGTCGATTACGTCGCGGCGTTCGTCACAGGAACGGTCGACGACGCGACGCACGACCGGTTGGCGGAGTGCTACGATGACGAGACGATTTTGGGGATTGGAATGCTCTCGGGATGTTATCTCGGCCTCGCGCGACTACTGGACGCGCTCGCGGTCGAGTGTGAAGCGCCGTTCGTTGGCTGGGATCTCGAGAACTGCTGA
- a CDS encoding ABC transporter permease, with amino-acid sequence MSIVTLARTEVRIARRSRSFFAIVSALVVASLVIVSMMSSDGFANTYFQNYRTMTGVAILALNLASPSWIVFSFVFLVPLLGLLFGSSTIVDDRRAGRIRTALSTPCARREVLLGKLLGRFLVFAFAVVVALAVAAVAAYVRFGIVPNAAYLRFVAMTIIYGWLFVTLGVCLSTLFETKRRTVVATVAMYVLCTPFGWNVLVSSLPLPSLGLRAIEPTTAYAILVAGSFDDLEATLRVTTALGSDGGRSSEVFRIWSTVSEQVPIYLSSWGAALILVGWMLLATALASLAFSRTELNP; translated from the coding sequence ATGTCAATCGTCACACTCGCCCGAACGGAAGTCCGCATCGCCCGTCGCTCGAGATCGTTCTTCGCGATCGTGAGCGCGCTCGTCGTCGCGTCACTCGTGATCGTCTCCATGATGTCGTCGGACGGTTTCGCCAACACGTACTTTCAGAACTATCGAACGATGACCGGCGTGGCGATCCTCGCGTTGAATCTCGCCAGCCCCTCGTGGATCGTCTTTTCGTTCGTATTTCTGGTTCCGTTACTCGGGCTGTTGTTTGGCTCGAGTACGATCGTCGACGACCGCCGGGCCGGCCGAATTCGCACCGCGCTGTCGACACCCTGCGCTCGACGAGAGGTGCTCCTCGGGAAACTTCTCGGGAGGTTCCTGGTGTTCGCGTTCGCAGTCGTCGTCGCACTCGCCGTCGCCGCCGTCGCGGCGTACGTCCGGTTCGGAATCGTCCCGAACGCAGCCTATCTCAGATTCGTCGCGATGACGATCATCTACGGCTGGCTGTTCGTCACACTCGGCGTGTGTCTCTCGACGCTGTTCGAAACGAAGCGGCGAACGGTTGTCGCGACCGTGGCTATGTACGTGCTGTGTACGCCGTTCGGGTGGAATGTGCTCGTCTCGAGCTTGCCACTCCCCTCGCTCGGGCTCCGAGCGATCGAACCGACGACGGCGTACGCGATCCTCGTCGCCGGCAGCTTCGACGACCTCGAAGCGACCCTCAGGGTAACGACCGCGCTGGGTTCCGACGGCGGCAGAAGCTCGGAGGTGTTTCGAATCTGGTCGACCGTGTCCGAACAGGTGCCGATCTACCTGAGTTCGTGGGGGGCCGCGTTGATTCTCGTCGGCTGGATGCTTCTGGCGACGGCGCTCGCATCCCTCGCGTTCTCACGAACCGAACTGAACCCATGA
- a CDS encoding ABC transporter substrate-binding protein — translation MGDDTMNVDRRGVLRGVGGGAIVLAGLGGAGSVSAQDAITVTAVWTDDEEEDFLAVVDYVEDETDIDISYAPRDTETLLTETLMDYEAGIATADIVVLPTEGRVRRDGEAGHLEPVGDLWDEDEYSTEHAVVEANGEVYAAPFGMDLKPGFWYRQSFFDEHGLEEPEDYDAFLDLLDEIDGIEGVEAPLASGNGDGWPLSDVTEAFILRQDDGAQLQQDLIEGDAEFTDDRVVTAFEELQELLQAGYFSEVRDFGVQYEFFWENETPLYFMGSWTPAFGAIEDPDDLEYFMLPGTDAMVTSINWFTIPAYTEATDAARTAVEEIISPDGQEVWTERGGFVPSSLEVPADAFDHDIMQELSEHADEVELVPDLDDAVGDPFQAEFWSQLLGLWAEPDQDVTGITESLDGVLQETVQEDDP, via the coding sequence ATGGGAGACGATACCATGAACGTCGACCGTCGCGGTGTGCTCCGTGGCGTCGGCGGCGGGGCGATCGTACTGGCGGGACTGGGCGGCGCTGGCAGTGTCAGCGCACAGGATGCAATCACAGTCACGGCGGTCTGGACCGACGACGAGGAAGAAGACTTCCTCGCTGTGGTCGACTACGTCGAGGACGAGACCGACATCGACATCTCGTATGCGCCACGAGACACCGAAACGCTCCTGACAGAGACGCTGATGGACTACGAGGCCGGCATCGCGACGGCGGATATCGTCGTGTTGCCGACCGAGGGACGTGTCCGACGGGACGGCGAAGCGGGGCACCTCGAACCGGTTGGTGACCTGTGGGACGAAGACGAGTACTCGACCGAGCACGCGGTGGTCGAGGCGAACGGCGAGGTCTACGCCGCTCCGTTCGGGATGGACCTCAAGCCGGGCTTCTGGTACCGCCAGTCGTTCTTCGATGAACACGGACTCGAGGAGCCCGAGGATTACGACGCCTTCCTCGACCTCCTCGACGAGATCGACGGCATCGAAGGCGTCGAGGCACCGCTCGCGTCCGGGAACGGCGACGGCTGGCCGCTCAGCGACGTCACGGAGGCGTTTATCCTTCGGCAGGACGACGGCGCACAGCTCCAGCAGGACCTCATCGAGGGCGATGCCGAGTTCACCGACGACCGCGTCGTCACGGCCTTCGAGGAACTACAGGAACTCTTGCAGGCGGGCTACTTCAGCGAGGTCCGTGATTTCGGTGTGCAGTACGAGTTCTTCTGGGAGAACGAGACGCCCCTGTACTTCATGGGGTCGTGGACACCAGCCTTCGGCGCAATCGAGGATCCAGACGACCTCGAGTACTTCATGCTCCCGGGTACCGATGCGATGGTGACCAGCATCAACTGGTTCACCATCCCCGCGTACACGGAGGCGACTGACGCGGCCAGAACCGCCGTCGAGGAAATCATCTCTCCCGACGGTCAGGAAGTCTGGACCGAACGCGGCGGTTTCGTTCCGTCATCGCTCGAGGTGCCGGCAGACGCGTTCGACCACGACATCATGCAGGAACTGTCCGAACACGCTGACGAGGTCGAACTCGTCCCCGACCTCGACGACGCGGTCGGCGATCCGTTCCAGGCCGAGTTCTGGTCGCAACTGCTCGGTCTCTGGGCCGAACCAGACCAGGACGTCACCGGCATCACCGAGTCGCTCGACGGCGTCTTGCAAGAAACCGTTCAGGAGGACGACCCATAG
- a CDS encoding helix-turn-helix transcriptional regulator, which translates to MDSIEKLELLVRSPVRIQLLEHLSAQPATVNQLESEFDVHRRTIIRNLDSLETSGWVAVHQRNYHLTPAVELFLTELIDVLDRLSTASQLAAFFEYVPPEDIDIPLSAFKDITVVRSDSDNPHDPLMTVQEAVSMASTIRMVIPVVSPIYAQIYAEAIADNSIVETVLTAGAAKALQEGSNQKLDAILDDSDARTYLVDRKVPYGLLITDQSVLVGGYDDGVLRVVLEGDSPPFRQWARTAYAHQQEVAKQLA; encoded by the coding sequence ATGGACAGTATTGAGAAACTTGAGCTGCTCGTTCGGTCTCCCGTCAGGATCCAACTTCTCGAACACCTGTCGGCACAGCCTGCAACGGTGAATCAACTTGAGTCCGAGTTCGACGTTCATCGACGAACGATCATCCGAAACCTCGACAGTCTCGAAACGAGTGGATGGGTCGCTGTTCACCAGCGGAACTATCATCTCACGCCTGCCGTCGAACTGTTTCTAACCGAACTCATCGACGTGTTAGACCGCCTCTCCACCGCATCCCAACTCGCGGCCTTTTTCGAGTACGTTCCACCGGAAGACATCGACATCCCGCTATCTGCATTCAAAGACATCACGGTCGTCAGGAGCGATTCGGATAATCCACACGATCCGTTGATGACGGTGCAAGAAGCCGTTTCGATGGCGTCGACTATTCGAATGGTAATTCCAGTCGTTTCACCGATCTATGCGCAGATATACGCGGAGGCGATTGCCGACAATTCGATCGTCGAAACGGTTCTTACTGCTGGTGCGGCTAAAGCGTTACAAGAAGGCTCCAACCAGAAACTAGACGCGATACTTGATGACTCCGACGCTCGCACGTATCTCGTAGACAGAAAAGTGCCGTACGGATTGCTCATCACGGATCAATCCGTGCTCGTCGGTGGCTACGATGACGGCGTTCTCCGAGTCGTGTTGGAAGGAGACTCCCCACCTTTCAGACAGTGGGCGAGGACGGCATACGCGCACCAACAAGAGGTAGCCAAACAACTGGCGTAA
- a CDS encoding ABC transporter ATP-binding protein, giving the protein MTALTTTDLTKQYESTTALDGLSLTVDTGTVFGLLGPNGSGKSTLIGLLLDFVRPDSGATTVLGYDSRADPVEIRRRTGVLPEGFTVCPHLSGREHLEFSVAMHESDDDPTALLERVGLADAADKRADSYSTGMTQRLGLAMALVGEPELLILDEPSSGLDPNGVRLLREIIRAENDRGATVFFSSHVLSQVEAVCDEVAIVNEGHLVADGSIDELRTAHAAGISLTVETEVEPHAEALEAVESLETVESVSTAGETLTCALVESTARTAVLTTLDDHGVEIVDFESEAATLEDVFARVAVGTERSDGTD; this is encoded by the coding sequence ATGACTGCACTCACCACCACCGATCTGACGAAGCAGTACGAATCGACCACCGCACTCGACGGGCTGTCGCTCACCGTCGACACGGGCACCGTCTTCGGTCTCCTGGGACCGAACGGTTCCGGAAAGTCGACGCTAATCGGCCTGCTATTGGACTTCGTTCGTCCCGACTCGGGCGCGACGACGGTGCTCGGCTACGATTCGCGGGCCGATCCCGTCGAAATCCGCCGACGGACCGGAGTCTTACCCGAAGGGTTCACCGTCTGTCCCCACCTCAGCGGCCGCGAACACCTCGAGTTCTCAGTCGCCATGCACGAGTCCGACGACGATCCGACGGCGCTGCTTGAGCGCGTCGGGCTCGCGGACGCCGCCGACAAACGCGCCGACAGCTACTCGACCGGGATGACGCAGCGGCTGGGGCTGGCGATGGCGCTGGTCGGCGAACCGGAACTGCTCATCCTCGACGAACCGTCGTCCGGTCTCGACCCGAACGGAGTGCGATTGCTTCGAGAAATTATCCGTGCAGAGAACGACCGTGGCGCGACGGTGTTCTTCTCGAGTCACGTCCTCTCGCAGGTCGAAGCTGTCTGCGACGAGGTGGCGATCGTAAACGAGGGTCACCTCGTCGCCGACGGTTCGATCGACGAGCTTCGTACCGCCCATGCGGCGGGCATCAGCCTGACCGTAGAAACGGAAGTCGAACCGCACGCAGAGGCCCTCGAGGCTGTCGAGTCACTCGAGACCGTCGAGTCAGTTTCGACGGCTGGCGAGACGCTGACATGTGCGCTCGTCGAGTCGACGGCGCGGACGGCGGTTCTGACGACGCTCGACGACCACGGCGTCGAAATCGTCGATTTCGAAAGCGAAGCGGCGACGCTCGAGGACGTGTTCGCGCGGGTTGCGGTCGGGACCGAACGCAGCGACGGCACCGACTGA